The proteins below are encoded in one region of Sporosarcina sp. FSL K6-1508:
- a CDS encoding sugar kinase, translated as MDVISIGDGMITFNPNTKGPLRFVNQFERKIGGAELNVLIGCARLGLQAGWISRLGKDEFGRHIVNTVRGEGIDISEVKLEEGYPTSINFKEIQESGDGKTFYYRQKSPTEMLLPKQLPEEYIKNAKILHITGVFPAITANNRAVILRALEIAKTNNVKVSLDPNIRFKLWSEKEARSTLLTYLPYVDYLLAGREELELLFETANQNELITALNEYNFEQVVIKDGEAGSYALKNNEWIFQQSHPVKKVVDTVGAGDGFDAGFLFGMLNNWPIERSLNFANAIGAMVVQVNGDNEGLPYFEEVEAFLGLKDVIER; from the coding sequence ATACCAAAGGTCCTCTTCGATTTGTAAATCAGTTTGAACGAAAAATAGGCGGTGCCGAGTTAAACGTATTAATCGGGTGCGCGCGTTTAGGCCTACAAGCTGGTTGGATCAGCAGACTAGGTAAAGATGAATTCGGCCGTCATATTGTAAATACTGTTCGCGGTGAAGGTATTGATATTTCAGAAGTGAAATTAGAAGAGGGTTACCCCACATCTATTAATTTTAAAGAAATACAAGAATCGGGCGATGGAAAAACATTTTACTATCGCCAAAAGTCTCCAACAGAAATGTTATTACCCAAGCAGCTTCCCGAAGAGTATATTAAAAATGCGAAAATACTACATATAACTGGCGTTTTTCCAGCTATTACGGCAAACAATCGGGCAGTAATTTTGAGAGCATTGGAAATAGCGAAAACAAATAATGTGAAAGTATCATTAGACCCAAATATTCGATTTAAATTATGGTCTGAAAAAGAAGCTAGGAGCACCTTGTTAACTTACTTGCCGTATGTTGATTATTTATTGGCCGGCAGAGAAGAACTTGAACTTCTATTTGAAACAGCCAATCAGAATGAGCTGATTACAGCGCTAAATGAATATAATTTTGAGCAAGTTGTAATAAAAGATGGTGAAGCTGGTTCCTATGCTTTGAAGAATAATGAGTGGATTTTTCAACAAAGTCATCCTGTAAAAAAAGTCGTCGATACGGTGGGTGCAGGCGATGGATTTGATGCTGGATTTTTATTTGGCATGTTAAATAATTGGCCAATTGAGAGGTCATTAAATTTTGCGAATGCAATCGGCGCAATGGTAGTCCAAGTAAATGGAGATAACGAAGGATTACCTTATTTTGAAGAGGTAGAAGCTTTCTTAGGATTGAAGGATGTAATCGAGCGATAG
- a CDS encoding bifunctional 4-hydroxy-2-oxoglutarate aldolase/2-dehydro-3-deoxy-phosphogluconate aldolase — protein MELFSKVPIIPVLRKIPYDKSEAIIQSLIDGGIKVIEITMDTDKAVEMIRETKMKYGAEILVGAGTVMSQVDCDHAIEAGAEFIVSPHFDVNLTKYAVSLGLLVIPGVFTPSEMVQATQYGAEMVKVFPASVLGPQFIKDVKGPLSNVSIMCTGGITKETAQSYLQAGAVAIGAGGSLLNSSFIENNDWDALTAEVVEWINAVK, from the coding sequence ATGGAGTTGTTTTCTAAAGTACCTATCATACCTGTGTTAAGAAAAATTCCGTACGATAAAAGTGAAGCAATTATTCAAAGCTTGATAGATGGCGGAATTAAAGTAATTGAGATTACGATGGATACGGACAAAGCTGTTGAAATGATAAGAGAAACAAAGATGAAATATGGTGCCGAGATTCTAGTGGGTGCTGGAACTGTTATGAGTCAAGTAGATTGTGATCATGCAATTGAAGCGGGTGCTGAGTTTATCGTTTCTCCGCATTTTGATGTGAATCTTACTAAATATGCTGTGTCACTTGGGCTATTAGTTATACCAGGTGTGTTTACACCAAGTGAAATGGTTCAAGCTACTCAATACGGAGCAGAAATGGTGAAAGTATTTCCAGCTTCGGTATTAGGACCACAGTTCATTAAAGATGTGAAAGGACCTCTTTCCAACGTATCTATTATGTGTACAGGCGGTATTACAAAGGAAACAGCGCAAAGCTATTTGCAGGCCGGAGCAGTTGCCATCGGTGCGGGCGGTTCATTACTTAACAGTTCGTTTATTGAAAACAACGATTGGGATGCTCTTACTGCTGAAGTTGTTGAATGGATTAATGCGGTTAAATAG
- a CDS encoding amino acid ABC transporter substrate-binding protein, whose amino-acid sequence MKKLSLRLLLLITAIVLLTACGKTDKENTNGSEATKGNSDSGKKVEDLLTKVQDEGKLVIGTEGTYPPFTFHDDKGELTGFDVEIAREITTRLGVEPVFLETQWDAIFAGLDSKRFDMIANQVGIRKDRIEKYDFSEPYITSAAVLIANSNNKDVTSFEDIKGLKSAQSLTSNYADVAKSYDAEIVGVEGFNQAIELINSKRVDVTINDKMSFLDFKKHKPDAAVEIVDTADDVSQSGLMFRKGNETLITEVNKALKEMIEDGTYLKISEKWFGEDVLN is encoded by the coding sequence ATGAAGAAATTAAGTTTACGGCTACTTCTATTAATAACTGCAATCGTTTTGCTTACGGCATGCGGGAAAACAGATAAAGAAAATACGAACGGTAGTGAAGCAACTAAAGGAAACAGTGATTCAGGAAAGAAAGTTGAAGACTTACTTACAAAAGTACAGGATGAAGGCAAGTTAGTAATCGGAACGGAAGGAACATACCCGCCATTTACATTTCATGATGATAAAGGGGAGCTCACTGGTTTCGATGTAGAAATTGCAAGAGAAATAACAACACGCCTTGGGGTAGAACCTGTATTTTTAGAAACACAATGGGATGCAATTTTCGCAGGGCTTGATTCCAAACGTTTCGATATGATTGCTAACCAAGTAGGGATTCGTAAGGACCGTATTGAGAAATACGATTTTTCGGAACCATATATTACCTCGGCAGCTGTGCTTATAGCGAATAGTAATAATAAAGATGTAACAAGTTTTGAAGATATTAAAGGGTTAAAATCCGCACAGTCATTAACGAGCAACTATGCAGACGTTGCAAAATCGTATGATGCAGAAATTGTGGGTGTTGAAGGATTTAATCAAGCCATTGAGCTCATCAATTCTAAACGTGTCGATGTAACAATAAATGATAAAATGTCGTTCTTAGATTTCAAAAAGCATAAACCGGATGCAGCGGTAGAGATTGTAGATACAGCAGATGATGTATCGCAGAGCGGTTTAATGTTTAGAAAAGGTAATGAAACACTCATTACCGAGGTGAATAAAGCATTAAAAGAAATGATTGAAGACGGCACATACTTAAAAATCTCTGAGAAATGGTTTGGTGAAGATGTACTTAACTAA